The DNA region GCACACATGAAAGTCGTGATCGGGCTCGGGAATCCCGGGCCCGAGCACGATGCCACGCGGCACAACGTTGGATGGTGGGTCGCAGACCGACTCGCCTACGACTGGGGGTTCGACTTCTTCAAGCGTGAGGGTCGAGCCTTCGTCACGGAAGGGTCCGTGGGTGAGACGCCGGTGCGTCTCATGAAGCCCACGACATACATGAATCGAAGCGGGTTGTCGATACGGTCGCTCCGGACCCTCGAGTCGTTCGACGCCACCGAGGACCTCCTGATCATCGTCGACGACGCCGCGTTGCACGTGGGTCGCGTCCGCTTCCGCGCCGAGGGTGGGGCGGGTGGACACAACGGGCTCAAGTCCATCTCGGGTGCGCTGCAGTCCAACGACTACGCGCGACTCCGGATCGGCGTGGGGCTCAAGCCGGATGGTGCGGATCTTTCGGACTGGGTTCTCTCCGAGATGCCCGCGGAAGATGAAGACGTTGTGGTTGGCTTGTTGCCCGAGCTGACCGGAGCCGTAGAGGTGTGGATCAACGAGGGCAGTGAAGCGGCGATGAACCGCTTCAATCGATAGAAGGGACCTTCATGACGGCAACAGGAAGACTGAATCGATGACCGACTTTGTCGCATTGACCAACTACGCTTGGGTCCTAGGCGTTTTTGGCCTCGTGGTCGCGGCCATTACATACGGCTACGTGAAGAAGCAGCCGGCCGGGACCGAAGTCATGATCGACATCGGGGAGCAGATCCACGACGGCGCGATGACGTTCCTCCGACGCGAGTACACCGTGTTGGCGGGCTTCGTCGTCGTCGTGGCGATTCTGCTGTGGCTGGCGATCGGCACGACACCGGCCCTCGCGTACGTTTTCGGCGCTTTGACCTCGGTCTCAGCCGGTTTTGCGGGCATGAAGGCTGCCACTCGGGCCAATACGAGGACCGCGGCCGCGGCCAACACAGAGGGGCAGGGCAAGGCGCTACGCATCGCCTTCTTCGGCGGAGCCGTCATGGGTCTCGCGGTGGCGTCG from Gemmatimonadota bacterium includes:
- a CDS encoding aminoacyl-tRNA hydrolase, whose protein sequence is MAHMKVVIGLGNPGPEHDATRHNVGWWVADRLAYDWGFDFFKREGRAFVTEGSVGETPVRLMKPTTYMNRSGLSIRSLRTLESFDATEDLLIIVDDAALHVGRVRFRAEGGAGGHNGLKSISGALQSNDYARLRIGVGLKPDGADLSDWVLSEMPAEDEDVVVGLLPELTGAVEVWINEGSEAAMNRFNR